GATCAGTTCCTGGAACTCTTCCGGGCTGACGAAGTGGTAGTCGCGGTCAGCGACCTCGCCCGGACGAATGCCGCGCGTGGTCATGGAGATCGACAGTTCCAGATTGCCGTGGTCGGCCATCAGACGGCGGCACAGGGAGGTCTTGCCGGCGCCCGAGGGGCTGGCCACGATCAGGAGGACGCCCCGGCGCGGCGTGCGGTCATTCGACATTTTGGACTTGTTCTCGGAGTTGCTCAATCACCGCCTTCAGATCGAGTCCGATGGCGGTGAGCGGCGTCGTAGCCGATTTCGAGCACAGTGTGTTCGCTTCGCGCATGAATTCCTGCATCAGGAAGTCGAGTTTTCGTCCGGCGGGCGGTTGCCGCAACAGGGTGCGGGCCGAGGCCACGTGAGCGGTCAGCCGGTCCAGCTCCTCGCGCACGTCCGCTTTGGTGGCCAGGGCCGCAGCTTCCAGCACGATGCGGTCGTCGAGGCCGGGGACCTCGGGCGCCAGTTCGGCCATGCGGCGGGCGAAGCGGTCGCGGATGTGATCGGTCTGGGCCTGGGCCTCGCCCTCGGCGCGGACAACCAGGGCCGCGATGGCGTCGATGAATTGGCTGATGACAGGCGTCAGCTGGGCGCCTTCGCGTTCGCGCGACAGCTTCAGGGCATCAAGGGCCTCAGCGACGGCGACGGCCATGGCGGCCTCGATCGGCGCGCGGGCTTCGGGATCGGCATCCTCTTCCGGCGTATCCAGCACGCCGCGCAGGGCCAGCAGGCCGTCGGCCGAGGGCGGGGTCGCCCCTTCCATCGTCAGCTGGTTGGCCAGCTCCAGATAGCGGTTCAGCACCGCCTCATTGACCGCGAGCGCAGCCGCGGACCCTTGCGCCTGTTTCGCCTGGACGCCGACCGTGACCTGACCCCGGTTCAGCCGCTCCTGCGCCGCCGCCTTGGTCAGGCGTTCGAGGTTGTCGAAACCGTTGGGGCCGCGAAAGCGGACCTCCAGATTGCGTCCGTTGACCGAGCGGGCCTCGACGCTCCAGCTCCAGCCGTCGAGCGCCCCGTCGGCGCGTCCGAAGCCGGTCATTCCCGATATCTGGCCGGATAGGGTGGTCACCGGGGATCCGCCGTGGCCGGACGCAGGGGGCGCGACGGGGTCAGGGTTCCGGGCGGCTGCATGGTGATGACGGCCTCTCCGGTCAGGGG
The genomic region above belongs to Brevundimonas goettingensis and contains:
- a CDS encoding YicC/YloC family endoribonuclease, giving the protein MTGFGRADGALDGWSWSVEARSVNGRNLEVRFRGPNGFDNLERLTKAAAQERLNRGQVTVGVQAKQAQGSAAALAVNEAVLNRYLELANQLTMEGATPPSADGLLALRGVLDTPEEDADPEARAPIEAAMAVAVAEALDALKLSREREGAQLTPVISQFIDAIAALVVRAEGEAQAQTDHIRDRFARRMAELAPEVPGLDDRIVLEAAALATKADVREELDRLTAHVASARTLLRQPPAGRKLDFLMQEFMREANTLCSKSATTPLTAIGLDLKAVIEQLREQVQNVE